One Faecalispora anaeroviscerum genomic window carries:
- a CDS encoding M23 family metallopeptidase, whose protein sequence is MSSLHFKSENQSPKKNNKGFYVALGVCLVAVGVAAWTTYDSVVKYANPQDTSSYSASPTGRTQSGVYASSKPTEASSQPQSSEVESTAPSSSKPAASSQAPDKAASSKAEQPAKQTAAKPASYVYPVGETVTKNYSGDNPIFSDTMQDWRVHSGTDYEAKIGDPVKAIDSGKVTELYANGNLGNVVVIEHSDGITAYYCGMGDTFLVKKGDTVNAGQKIGSINVVPIESVEKPHLHLEIKKSGKLIDPATLLK, encoded by the coding sequence ATGAGCAGTCTGCATTTTAAATCAGAAAATCAATCCCCAAAGAAAAACAACAAGGGTTTTTATGTCGCGCTGGGCGTTTGCCTGGTTGCAGTTGGCGTTGCCGCCTGGACTACGTATGACAGTGTCGTGAAATATGCCAATCCGCAGGATACGTCCTCGTATTCCGCCTCACCGACCGGTCGCACACAGTCAGGTGTTTATGCCAGCAGCAAGCCAACGGAGGCTTCGTCTCAGCCACAGTCCAGTGAAGTGGAGTCCACCGCTCCGTCTTCTTCCAAACCGGCTGCTTCGTCTCAGGCACCGGACAAGGCCGCTTCGTCCAAAGCGGAACAGCCAGCCAAACAGACGGCAGCAAAGCCCGCTTCGTACGTTTACCCAGTTGGAGAAACCGTCACTAAAAATTACAGCGGAGATAATCCCATTTTTTCTGACACCATGCAGGATTGGCGTGTTCACTCCGGCACAGATTATGAGGCAAAAATCGGCGACCCGGTTAAAGCCATTGACAGCGGCAAGGTCACGGAACTGTACGCAAACGGCAATCTGGGCAATGTTGTAGTGATTGAACACAGTGACGGAATCACCGCGTACTACTGTGGCATGGGTGACACTTTCCTGGTGAAAAAGGGTGACACAGTCAACGCAGGGCAGAAAATCGGCTCGATTAATGTTGTGCCGATTGAATCGGTGGAAAAACCTCACCTGCATTTGGAAATCAAAAAATCCGGCAAGCTAATCGACCCGGCCACCCTGTTGAAGTAA
- a CDS encoding Fur family transcriptional regulator, translated as MAELKNTKQRGAILHFLESSPDPVSAEDIFVLLKPSFPQLALSTVYRNLERFTASGVLQKINFEDGVIRYALAKGHDHYLICTGCSKKIKLDDCPLSPLEMQLAKATGFEIERHSLTVYGKCPDCQKKKGTRVTVKKADHTKL; from the coding sequence ATGGCGGAACTGAAAAACACCAAGCAGCGCGGCGCGATTCTGCATTTTCTCGAAAGCAGCCCGGATCCCGTTTCGGCGGAGGATATTTTCGTTCTGCTCAAGCCCTCTTTCCCTCAGCTGGCTCTTTCCACCGTATACCGCAATCTGGAGCGTTTTACAGCAAGCGGGGTTTTGCAGAAAATCAATTTTGAAGACGGCGTAATCCGCTATGCACTGGCCAAGGGCCACGACCACTACTTAATCTGCACCGGATGCAGCAAAAAAATTAAGCTGGACGACTGTCCGCTTTCTCCGCTGGAAATGCAGCTTGCAAAAGCAACCGGCTTTGAGATTGAGCGCCACAGCCTGACGGTCTACGGAAAATGCCCCGACTGTCAAAAGAAAAAGGGTACCCGCGTCACTGTGAAGAAGGCTGACCATACCAAGCTATAA
- the spoIVB gene encoding SpoIVB peptidase, protein MKKGKKIFQRLTGWLTALTLLTGSAVGYYHNTLPDQFRVTAGTKLRLNQTGLSIIDAVNKNEITASALKSANQNYHAQLMLFDVIPIKTVSVKVVEEKLLVPCGTPFGIKMFTNGVMVVGVADIESAGKMVNPAAVAGVKVGDIITAINGKAVTQNSQVAKLIESSAGSSVELSVKRGEETLTATLTPILSDVDGSYKGGLWVRDSTAGIGTVTFYDPSSGSFGGLGHGICDVDTNELMPLRSGDVVSVTISGIVKGQKGRAGELRGYFNNDFPVGQLQSNSEAGVYGTLNSSPVSTEAIPLAVKQEVKTGAAQIYTTVDGTVPKAYGIEIESINYQDGTKTKNLVVKVTDPELLSKTGGIVQGMSGSPIVQNGKLVGAVTHVFVNDPTRGYGILAENMLEISEKTSLESAQKAS, encoded by the coding sequence TTGAAAAAAGGAAAAAAAATTTTTCAACGATTGACCGGTTGGCTCACTGCACTTACTCTGCTTACAGGGTCGGCGGTGGGATATTACCACAACACCCTGCCTGACCAGTTCCGCGTGACGGCGGGAACCAAGCTGCGGCTGAACCAGACCGGTCTTAGCATTATCGACGCGGTAAACAAAAACGAAATTACCGCGTCTGCTCTGAAATCCGCAAACCAAAATTACCACGCTCAGCTGATGCTGTTTGACGTGATCCCCATCAAAACAGTCAGTGTAAAGGTAGTGGAAGAAAAGCTTTTGGTGCCCTGCGGTACTCCTTTCGGCATCAAAATGTTCACAAACGGCGTGATGGTGGTCGGCGTGGCCGACATTGAAAGCGCCGGCAAGATGGTGAACCCCGCCGCTGTGGCAGGTGTAAAAGTGGGCGACATCATTACCGCCATCAATGGAAAGGCCGTTACCCAAAACAGTCAGGTGGCAAAGCTGATTGAAAGCAGCGCCGGCAGCTCGGTAGAGCTTTCTGTTAAACGAGGGGAAGAAACTCTCACAGCAACTCTTACTCCTATTCTGTCCGATGTGGATGGAAGTTATAAGGGCGGTCTTTGGGTACGCGACAGCACCGCCGGAATCGGCACAGTAACCTTCTATGACCCGTCGAGCGGATCGTTCGGAGGCCTTGGCCATGGCATTTGCGATGTAGACACAAACGAGCTGATGCCGCTTCGCAGCGGCGATGTTGTTTCGGTAACCATCAGCGGAATTGTCAAGGGCCAGAAGGGCCGGGCAGGCGAGTTGCGCGGGTATTTTAACAACGATTTTCCTGTTGGCCAGCTACAGTCCAATTCTGAAGCCGGTGTGTACGGCACGCTAAATTCCTCTCCCGTTTCTACTGAGGCTATCCCCCTTGCGGTGAAGCAGGAAGTAAAAACAGGCGCTGCGCAGATTTACACCACCGTGGACGGAACTGTACCCAAGGCCTATGGTATTGAAATTGAATCTATTAACTATCAGGACGGAACCAAAACAAAAAATCTTGTTGTAAAAGTAACAGACCCGGAGCTTTTAAGCAAAACGGGAGGAATTGTGCAGGGCATGAGCGGCAGCCCGATTGTGCAGAATGGCAAATTAGTAGGAGCCGTAACTCACGTATTTGTCAATGATCCGACGCGCGGGTACGGAATTCTGGCAGAAAATATGTTGGAAATCTCTGAAAAAACGAGCCTTGAAAGCGCGCAAAAGGCATCATAA
- a CDS encoding phosphodiester glycosidase family protein, protein MKQSKSPKTKAMKRKVVSAAAVLLAAVQMSATASAAVPVFGQLSLTNLVATSLMSDYSRTVAPGLVETRFAFTNLNSKINECFMLEYDPSAGQIGITVGTPGNTTYASGYHAATVRAQAAAAMAHGKPVVAAINGDMYNMATNQPWGVVIQDGVELQGTVSSRAYRWNFFGIKKDGTPVIASNADYPKMKSELQNAIGLYDTLLVKDGNVVAQKSEDQRTFSPRLGVGIRADGTVFFVMIDGRQSQYSTGATLKELAQIMKDMGAVQAGNLDAGGSATLLSRNSGSSTLILRNKPSDGKERSVPNSLLFVTKSASM, encoded by the coding sequence ATGAAACAATCAAAAAGCCCGAAAACGAAAGCAATGAAACGGAAGGTTGTATCCGCAGCGGCCGTTCTGCTGGCTGCTGTACAGATGTCCGCCACAGCTTCAGCGGCAGTGCCGGTGTTTGGCCAGCTTAGCCTGACGAATCTGGTGGCAACCTCTCTGATGAGTGACTACAGTAGAACCGTAGCGCCTGGTCTTGTAGAAACAAGATTCGCCTTTACCAATTTAAATTCTAAAATTAATGAGTGTTTTATGCTGGAATACGATCCCTCGGCAGGGCAGATTGGCATTACAGTCGGCACACCCGGTAATACTACATACGCAAGTGGTTACCATGCCGCAACGGTGCGTGCGCAGGCCGCTGCAGCCATGGCTCACGGGAAGCCGGTCGTTGCGGCAATTAACGGCGATATGTATAATATGGCTACTAACCAACCGTGGGGCGTCGTGATTCAGGATGGCGTCGAGCTCCAGGGAACGGTATCTTCGCGTGCCTACCGGTGGAACTTTTTCGGCATTAAGAAGGACGGCACACCGGTGATTGCCTCCAATGCCGATTACCCGAAGATGAAATCCGAGCTGCAGAATGCGATTGGCCTGTATGATACGCTGCTTGTGAAGGATGGGAATGTTGTCGCTCAGAAAAGCGAAGACCAAAGAACCTTTTCGCCTCGTCTCGGGGTAGGCATTCGTGCCGACGGAACCGTGTTTTTCGTGATGATCGACGGTCGACAGTCCCAGTATTCCACAGGAGCTACGCTCAAGGAGCTTGCCCAGATTATGAAGGATATGGGTGCGGTACAGGCCGGCAATCTGGACGCGGGTGGTTCGGCTACACTGCTCAGCCGTAATTCCGGGAGCAGTACGCTGATTCTGCGCAATAAGCCGTCGGATGGCAAAGAGCGCTCGGTACCGAATTCTCTGCTGTTTGTAACAAAGAGTGCCTCAATGTAA
- a CDS encoding NAD-dependent protein deacylase, with product MTKMEQFQQMIDESSRIVFFGGAGVSTESGIPDFRSVDGLYHQSFRYPPEEMLSHSFYVHHAAEFFDFYRKKMLFLDAKPNAAHRKLAELEQAGKLLAVVTQNIDGLHQKAGSKRVYELHGSVHRNYCQKCRKEYDAEFMLHSEGVPTCTCGGTIKPDVVLYEEGLNQDVINGAVGAIRKADMLIIGGTSLAVYPAAGLIHYFDGSRLAVINRSSTPADQNAALMINDPIGEVFGQVKINKI from the coding sequence ATGACAAAGATGGAGCAGTTTCAGCAGATGATAGACGAAAGCAGCAGGATCGTGTTTTTTGGCGGAGCGGGTGTATCCACAGAAAGCGGGATTCCTGATTTTCGCAGCGTAGACGGCCTGTACCACCAGTCGTTTCGCTATCCGCCGGAGGAAATGCTGAGCCACAGCTTTTATGTGCATCACGCAGCGGAGTTTTTTGACTTCTACCGAAAAAAGATGCTGTTTTTGGATGCGAAGCCGAATGCGGCTCACCGTAAGCTGGCGGAGCTGGAGCAGGCGGGCAAGCTTTTGGCTGTTGTGACCCAGAATATTGACGGCCTGCACCAGAAGGCGGGCAGCAAGCGGGTGTACGAGCTGCACGGCTCCGTTCACCGCAACTATTGCCAGAAATGCCGGAAAGAGTACGATGCTGAATTCATGCTGCACAGTGAAGGCGTTCCCACCTGCACCTGCGGTGGCACGATCAAGCCCGATGTTGTGCTGTATGAGGAAGGCCTTAATCAGGACGTAATCAATGGTGCGGTCGGGGCGATTCGTAAAGCAGATATGCTGATCATCGGCGGAACCTCGCTGGCTGTGTACCCGGCCGCCGGGCTGATCCATTATTTTGACGGCAGCCGTTTGGCTGTGATCAACCGCTCCTCAACGCCCGCGGATCAAAACGCGGCACTGATGATCAATGACCCAATTGGCGAGGTGTTCGGTCAGGTGAAAATTAACAAAATTTAA
- the spo0A gene encoding sporulation transcription factor Spo0A, with the protein MEKHLKLLISNDTDEFARSYSHDFEVAGIDVVYSPKDGLRVLDHIDLEQPDVVLLDLFMPRLDAIGVIHGIRKKYASKAPSFIVMSTFSSPTLEREVMLSGAAYFVIAPFDAKELAQRILKICGSVAPKSEQASIPVQKGKPSLEIQVTEILHQIGVPAHIKGYHYLRDSIIMAVQTPDIINAVTKQLYPSVAKRYETTPSRVERAIRHAIEVAWDRGDIDILNSYFGYTIHNTRGKPTNSEFIAMISDKLRLEMKSAS; encoded by the coding sequence ATGGAAAAACATTTAAAACTGCTGATTTCTAATGACACTGACGAATTTGCTCGAAGCTATTCTCATGATTTTGAAGTTGCGGGTATTGATGTAGTCTATTCTCCGAAGGATGGACTGAGGGTTCTCGACCACATTGATCTGGAACAACCCGACGTTGTTCTTCTAGACCTGTTCATGCCCCGACTGGATGCGATCGGAGTCATTCATGGGATTCGAAAAAAGTACGCCTCTAAGGCGCCTTCCTTCATCGTCATGTCTACATTCAGCAGCCCCACGCTGGAGCGTGAGGTAATGCTTTCCGGAGCTGCATATTTTGTAATCGCACCATTTGATGCAAAAGAACTGGCACAAAGAATCTTAAAAATATGCGGCAGTGTCGCCCCCAAATCGGAACAGGCTTCGATACCGGTACAAAAAGGCAAACCTTCTCTGGAAATCCAAGTCACAGAAATCCTTCACCAGATCGGTGTTCCGGCTCATATAAAGGGATATCATTATCTGCGGGATTCTATTATCATGGCCGTGCAGACTCCCGACATCATCAACGCTGTGACAAAACAGCTGTATCCCAGTGTGGCCAAGCGGTACGAAACTACTCCTTCCCGTGTGGAGCGTGCCATCCGCCATGCCATTGAGGTAGCTTGGGACAGAGGCGACATCGACATCCTGAATTCCTATTTTGGGTACACGATTCACAACACCCGTGGAAAGCCAACAAACAGTGAGTTTATCGCAATGATCAGCGACAAGCTGCGGCTGGAAATGAAATCCGCCAGCTAA
- a CDS encoding cysteine desulfurase family protein, with protein sequence MEKIYLDNAATTRVCEQAAEKVLYVMTEAYGNPSSLHTMGFEAEREMTAAREAVADKLSVNASEIYFTSGGTEANNIALFGAAKKNSRRGKRIVTTAVEHPSVLRVMEQLEQDGFTVEYLMPDGEGRISPEQVEQSITADTILVSMMLVNNETGVRMPVEAAANAIRRTNSPALLHVDAVQAFCKLPIKPARVGIDLMSVSSHKVHGPKGAGALYVAGQKGFPARTFGGGQEKNVRPGTEPLPAIAGFGAAVRAMPQPQELKAHFESLGACLREQLSGLPGVVIHSPEDAIPYVFSFSVPGVRAETMLHFLASNNIFVSSGSACSKAKPSHVLTAMGLAPELVESSLRVSFSRFTTQAEIDALTAALQQGLEQLAKKL encoded by the coding sequence TTGGAGAAAATATATTTAGATAACGCAGCCACCACTCGCGTGTGTGAGCAGGCGGCGGAAAAGGTGCTTTATGTGATGACCGAGGCGTACGGCAACCCATCGTCGCTGCACACCATGGGTTTTGAGGCGGAGCGCGAGATGACCGCGGCCCGCGAGGCGGTTGCGGACAAGCTTTCGGTGAACGCCTCCGAGATTTATTTTACCTCGGGGGGAACGGAAGCAAACAATATTGCTTTGTTCGGTGCCGCCAAAAAGAACAGCAGACGCGGCAAGCGGATTGTTACAACAGCAGTGGAGCATCCCTCTGTGCTGCGCGTCATGGAGCAGCTCGAGCAGGACGGCTTTACAGTGGAATACCTGATGCCGGACGGCGAAGGACGTATCTCGCCGGAGCAGGTGGAGCAGAGCATTACCGCGGACACGATTCTGGTGAGCATGATGCTGGTCAACAACGAAACCGGCGTGCGCATGCCGGTTGAAGCCGCCGCGAATGCGATTCGACGAACGAATTCCCCGGCTCTTTTGCATGTAGACGCGGTGCAGGCGTTCTGTAAGCTGCCCATCAAGCCCGCGCGCGTGGGGATTGACCTGATGAGCGTTTCCTCGCACAAAGTTCACGGACCGAAGGGTGCCGGTGCGCTGTATGTAGCGGGTCAGAAGGGGTTCCCGGCCAGAACGTTCGGCGGCGGGCAGGAAAAGAACGTGCGCCCCGGCACCGAGCCGCTGCCGGCCATCGCGGGGTTTGGCGCGGCGGTGCGCGCCATGCCGCAGCCGCAGGAGCTGAAAGCGCACTTTGAATCGCTCGGCGCCTGTCTGCGAGAGCAGCTTTCCGGGCTTCCGGGTGTTGTGATTCATTCCCCCGAGGACGCGATACCCTATGTGTTCAGCTTTTCAGTGCCGGGTGTCCGCGCGGAAACAATGCTTCATTTTCTGGCTTCAAACAATATATTCGTCTCGAGCGGCTCGGCCTGCTCGAAAGCGAAGCCAAGCCATGTACTCACCGCCATGGGCCTTGCGCCCGAACTGGTGGAGTCCTCTTTGCGGGTCAGCTTTTCCCGCTTTACCACACAGGCAGAAATCGACGCTCTCACGGCCGCGCTGCAGCAGGGCCTGGAGCAGCTCGCGAAAAAATTATAA
- a CDS encoding tyrosine-type recombinase/integrase: MCALYGGIKTDACKNKVVSVHHKVKPILDEWLSKDGNTIFCRPDRKPYTAKSFREKCFYAALEEIGVRKLTPHATRRTFATRMSAAGEQEEDFITLMGHSDFSVEIESYILQSAEKLSKSIEKLS; encoded by the coding sequence GTGTGCGCCCTGTATGGTGGCATTAAGACCGATGCCTGTAAAAACAAGGTTGTGTCAGTGCATCATAAAGTAAAGCCGATCTTGGACGAGTGGTTGAGCAAAGACGGAAATACTATTTTCTGCCGACCGGACAGAAAGCCGTATACGGCAAAAAGTTTTCGTGAAAAATGTTTCTATGCGGCGTTGGAAGAAATCGGGGTACGAAAGCTGACGCCGCACGCAACCAGACGAACCTTTGCTACACGAATGAGCGCCGCCGGTGAACAGGAAGAAGATTTCATTACCTTGATGGGGCACTCGGATTTTAGTGTGGAAATTGAAAGCTATATCCTCCAATCGGCTGAAAAACTTTCAAAATCGATTGAAAAACTCTCTTAA
- a CDS encoding phage tail terminator family protein, with translation MRELLENITIPQSLANSIDAGTLTISDHLLLAAAQFTAALFPAAETYIGSQQQAVEAPVLFVDYYSLTNQKRLAPTSEYEFGLEITYVPADSLDRRELQNAIFLIQQNLDRLESDIGAFRCFSKDSDITDGLAHITGIVNVWETEAPDGPIIEHADQNITQQGADEN, from the coding sequence GTGAGGGAGCTGCTCGAAAATATCACTATCCCGCAATCGCTTGCGAACAGTATCGATGCGGGAACGCTCACAATCTCCGATCACCTGCTGCTGGCCGCCGCGCAGTTCACCGCTGCTTTGTTTCCCGCCGCTGAGACCTATATCGGCTCCCAGCAACAGGCCGTAGAGGCCCCGGTGCTTTTCGTGGATTACTATTCGTTGACCAACCAAAAGCGGCTTGCGCCTACATCTGAGTATGAGTTTGGGCTTGAGATTACCTATGTACCTGCTGACAGCCTCGACCGACGCGAGCTGCAGAACGCTATATTCTTGATTCAGCAGAATCTTGACCGACTGGAAAGCGATATAGGCGCGTTCCGCTGCTTTTCCAAGGATTCGGACATTACGGACGGTCTGGCGCACATTACCGGAATTGTGAACGTGTGGGAAACAGAAGCACCGGACGGCCCGATTATCGAGCACGCAGACCAAAATATTACACAGCAAGGAGCTGATGAAAATTGA
- the lexA gene encoding transcriptional repressor LexA, translating to MKGLSSSQKKIYEYLKDRAQYGLPPSVREICKATGLKSTSTVHLHLKTLEDLGYIRREAGLNRAIHIEGAEQVSRVPILGRVTAGVPILAVEEVEGYLPLVGHRYPEKELFALRVQGESMKNAGILDGDYIIAHRQDTAENGQIVVALIDDEATVKRIFFEQEYIRLQPENPAFSPIFSQSALVLGRVISVYRYY from the coding sequence ATGAAGGGACTAAGCAGCAGCCAGAAAAAGATATATGAATATTTAAAAGATAGAGCGCAGTATGGCCTGCCACCCTCTGTGCGGGAGATCTGCAAAGCGACCGGCCTGAAATCCACGTCTACCGTTCACCTGCATTTGAAAACGCTGGAGGACTTGGGATATATACGGCGTGAAGCCGGCCTGAATCGCGCCATTCATATTGAGGGGGCCGAGCAGGTCAGCCGAGTGCCTATTTTGGGCAGAGTAACTGCCGGTGTGCCGATTTTGGCTGTGGAAGAGGTTGAGGGCTACCTGCCGCTGGTGGGTCACCGTTACCCGGAAAAGGAGCTGTTCGCGCTACGTGTGCAGGGCGAAAGCATGAAAAACGCCGGAATCCTTGACGGAGATTATATTATTGCGCACCGCCAGGACACGGCGGAAAATGGGCAGATCGTGGTCGCGCTGATTGACGACGAGGCAACGGTAAAGCGGATTTTCTTTGAGCAGGAGTACATTCGCCTACAGCCGGAAAACCCGGCCTTTTCTCCGATTTTCTCTCAAAGCGCCCTGGTGCTGGGACGCGTGATTTCCGTTTATCGCTATTACTGA